From a single Streptomyces liliifuscus genomic region:
- a CDS encoding NADH-quinone oxidoreductase subunit A: MAASDWQPVLVLLVLIVAAVVLVHALSVALRAVREPVHTGPFSGGLEPQEHPLSRFHVRWYPVTMVFLAFDMEMLFMYPWTKVVSAVGISAVVEMFLFLGILLAGVAYAWREGAFRWS, translated from the coding sequence GTGGCTGCATCGGACTGGCAACCGGTACTCGTACTCCTCGTACTGATCGTCGCGGCCGTCGTACTCGTCCATGCCCTGTCCGTCGCACTGCGCGCGGTCCGCGAGCCCGTGCACACCGGCCCGTTCAGCGGGGGCCTCGAACCTCAGGAGCACCCGCTCTCCCGGTTCCACGTGCGCTGGTACCCCGTCACGATGGTCTTCCTCGCCTTCGACATGGAGATGCTCTTCATGTACCCGTGGACGAAGGTCGTCTCCGCCGTCGGCATCAGCGCGGTCGTCGAGATGTTCCTCTTCCTGGGAATCCTGCTCGCGGGTGTCGCGTACGCCTGGCGCGAGGGGGCGTTCCGGTGGAGCTGA
- a CDS encoding NADH-quinone oxidoreductase subunit 5 family protein, with the protein MSALLWALVALPLGAGVLLLVAGRRADRAAPAVALAVAAVALALAVTAALRHPSARAPFLDGLPMRLAVDGLSGLLAVTVTAVTLVVLLFSAAEFGGAGFGGAEFGAGEARARFFGLMLLFAGSMLVTVTAATLPVLLMGWEVMGATSWALIGYWWRDPERTSAADTAFLTTRAADLGLYLAAGAALASGAGEGRNSSLSLDGLARAEEPWLSFITAGVVVAALGKSAQLPFSFWLSKAMRGPSPVSALLHSATMVVAGAYLLLRTGPLLDASGWGDDVVAWTGAATAVLLGLVAIAQTDLKQLLAASSCAQIGFMVLAAGAGATTGGTLQLIAHAAAKSLLFLTAGAWLTALGTQQLPALLGAARHHRTVGTAFTVAALSLAGLPPLSLWAAKDVLLAGALERSPWLYAAGLAAALLSAVYSAKALWFVWRPTVTRPDARRIPAGAVWPLVLLAFACVALVATAFPPVRDSVSRVLSASGQPAPHAWEFVLSAGLALLAATATWSWDARPLPLAARAKSGFADWLGLERAAHVLLVAPTMRLARAAAAFDDRVLDRAVEGSASTTLRFARWTNDVVERAVDGTVGAVATGTRALGRWARRPQTGQLHQYLAQAVAAFTVLAVAFVLVR; encoded by the coding sequence GTGAGCGCTCTGCTGTGGGCGCTGGTCGCCCTGCCCCTCGGCGCCGGTGTGCTGCTCCTGGTGGCGGGGCGGCGGGCCGATCGTGCGGCGCCGGCCGTGGCACTCGCGGTCGCGGCCGTCGCGCTGGCACTCGCCGTCACCGCGGCGCTGCGACACCCGAGCGCGCGGGCACCGTTCCTCGACGGTCTGCCGATGCGACTCGCGGTGGACGGTCTGTCGGGGCTCCTGGCGGTCACCGTCACCGCGGTCACCCTCGTCGTGCTCCTCTTCAGCGCGGCGGAGTTCGGCGGTGCGGGATTCGGCGGTGCGGAGTTCGGCGCGGGCGAGGCGCGGGCGCGGTTCTTCGGGCTGATGCTGCTGTTCGCCGGGAGCATGCTCGTCACGGTCACCGCCGCCACTCTCCCGGTCCTGCTGATGGGCTGGGAGGTCATGGGCGCCACCTCATGGGCGCTGATCGGCTACTGGTGGCGGGATCCGGAGCGTACGAGTGCGGCCGACACCGCCTTCCTCACCACCCGCGCCGCGGACCTGGGCCTGTATCTGGCGGCGGGCGCGGCCCTCGCGAGCGGCGCCGGAGAAGGGCGTAACTCGTCGCTCTCGCTCGACGGCCTCGCACGGGCCGAGGAACCGTGGCTGTCGTTCATCACCGCGGGCGTGGTCGTCGCCGCCCTCGGCAAGTCGGCCCAACTGCCCTTCAGCTTCTGGCTGTCGAAGGCGATGCGGGGCCCGAGTCCGGTCTCGGCCCTGCTGCACTCGGCGACCATGGTCGTCGCGGGCGCGTACCTGCTCCTGCGGACCGGACCGCTGCTGGACGCCTCCGGCTGGGGCGACGACGTGGTCGCCTGGACGGGTGCGGCCACAGCCGTCCTCCTCGGGCTCGTCGCGATCGCGCAGACCGACCTCAAACAGCTGCTGGCCGCGTCGAGTTGTGCACAGATCGGCTTCATGGTCCTCGCGGCCGGAGCGGGCGCGACGACGGGCGGCACGCTTCAACTCATCGCGCACGCGGCGGCGAAGAGTCTGCTGTTTCTCACGGCGGGCGCCTGGCTGACCGCGCTCGGCACCCAGCAACTGCCGGCGCTGCTCGGCGCGGCGCGCCATCACCGTACGGTCGGCACGGCCTTCACCGTGGCCGCACTCTCCCTGGCCGGACTGCCGCCACTCTCCCTCTGGGCCGCCAAGGACGTACTGCTGGCCGGTGCCCTGGAGCGCAGTCCATGGCTGTACGCGGCCGGGCTCGCCGCCGCTCTCCTGTCCGCGGTCTACAGCGCGAAGGCACTGTGGTTCGTGTGGCGTCCTACGGTGACGCGCCCCGACGCCCGGCGTATCCCGGCCGGCGCCGTGTGGCCCCTCGTCCTGTTGGCCTTCGCGTGCGTGGCGTTGGTGGCGACCGCCTTTCCCCCGGTACGCGACAGCGTGAGCCGTGTCCTCAGCGCCTCCGGCCAACCAGCCCCACACGCCTGGGAGTTCGTACTCTCCGCCGGTCTGGCCCTCCTGGCCGCCACGGCCACTTGGAGCTGGGATGCGCGCCCGCTGCCCTTGGCGGCACGGGCGAAGTCGGGGTTCGCCGACTGGCTGGGCCTCGAACGCGCGGCTCATGTCCTGCTGGTCGCGCCCACGATGCGACTGGCGCGCGCCGCCGCGGCGTTCGACGACCGCGTCCTGGACCGAGCCGTCGAAGGCTCGGCCTCTACCACCCTCCGGTTCGCCCGCTGGACGAACGACGTGGTGGAACGTGCCGTCGACGGCACGGTGGGCGCGGTCGCCACCGGAACCCGTGCCCTCGGCCGCTGGGCCCGCCGCCCGCAGACCGGACAGCTGCACCAGTACCTCGCCCAGGCGGTCGCCGCCTTCACCGTCCTCGCCGTCGCTTTCGTCCTCGTGAGGTGA
- a CDS encoding NADH-quinone oxidoreductase subunit J: MDVAVFWVLAVLAVVGGVMVFRFDSMARATFSLLGSLLCVGGLVVLLGLDYLGIVIVLMMTIEMAIMAVFMVMYMMNPAGLMPMTMIHNKKGAAVVCGLVFALLAAGILLAPWPARRGKAPADPTMELGMSLMGPQMLTMMTLGMALFATIVATVVLATRRGRYDRFGDDLRARHADDPVRGGVGR; encoded by the coding sequence ATGGATGTCGCGGTCTTCTGGGTGCTGGCCGTCCTTGCGGTGGTCGGCGGTGTGATGGTGTTCCGCTTCGACTCGATGGCGCGGGCGACGTTCTCCCTGCTGGGCTCGCTGCTGTGCGTGGGCGGCTTGGTCGTCCTGCTGGGGCTGGACTACCTGGGGATCGTCATCGTGCTGATGATGACGATCGAGATGGCCATCATGGCGGTCTTCATGGTGATGTACATGATGAACCCGGCCGGGCTCATGCCGATGACGATGATCCACAACAAGAAGGGCGCGGCCGTCGTCTGCGGCCTGGTGTTCGCACTGCTGGCCGCCGGGATCCTGCTCGCGCCCTGGCCCGCCCGTCGGGGGAAGGCACCCGCCGATCCGACCATGGAACTCGGCATGTCGCTCATGGGCCCGCAGATGCTCACCATGATGACCCTGGGCATGGCCCTGTTCGCGACGATCGTCGCCACCGTGGTGCTGGCCACCCGCCGGGGACGTTACGACCGGTTCGGAGACGATCTGCGGGCCCGGCACGCGGACGATCCCGTACGGGGTGGTGTCGGCCGATGA
- a CDS encoding NADH-quinone oxidoreductase subunit H, translating to MGERTSLWAVLVLPALLVGVALVTAGFDAVLAAGARRGRPGSLRETVARAVEPGRQVLRHLVQQPRRTRASDLPLARIGAGLLPVAAVLAAVVLPLGFRSVSDLPEGIVWFNAMEALAWAAVWLAGWGPNSTLSLIGGYRFLAQGLAYELPHMLAITTAALGAESLRVGEVVGAQAGLWFAVWMPVAFGIYLLSAMAMAFWGPFDQPAGRDVAGGAGAELSGADRVLFLGGRWLLLVVAAAFSVPLFLGGGHGPLLPGWAWTVLKTAAVLAFLVGVRRAIPTVRMERYLELAWVVLTPLAIVQALVVAVVVLNR from the coding sequence ATGGGTGAGCGCACTTCGCTGTGGGCGGTCCTCGTGCTGCCCGCTCTGCTGGTCGGGGTGGCCCTGGTGACGGCCGGGTTCGACGCCGTGCTCGCGGCCGGGGCCCGGCGCGGGCGGCCCGGATCGCTGCGGGAGACGGTGGCCCGCGCGGTGGAACCCGGCCGCCAGGTCCTCCGGCATCTTGTCCAGCAGCCTCGTCGTACCCGGGCCTCGGACCTGCCCCTGGCCCGGATCGGAGCCGGTCTCCTTCCCGTCGCCGCCGTCCTGGCCGCGGTCGTACTGCCGCTCGGCTTCCGGTCGGTGAGTGATCTGCCGGAAGGGATCGTCTGGTTCAACGCGATGGAGGCGTTGGCGTGGGCGGCGGTCTGGCTGGCGGGCTGGGGGCCGAACTCGACGCTCTCGCTCATCGGCGGCTACCGCTTCCTCGCGCAGGGGCTGGCGTACGAGCTGCCGCACATGCTGGCCATCACCACGGCCGCACTGGGCGCCGAGTCGCTGCGGGTCGGTGAAGTCGTGGGCGCCCAGGCCGGGTTGTGGTTCGCGGTGTGGATGCCGGTGGCCTTCGGGATCTATCTGCTGAGCGCGATGGCGATGGCGTTCTGGGGGCCGTTCGACCAGCCCGCGGGGCGTGACGTGGCGGGCGGCGCGGGCGCCGAGCTGTCGGGCGCGGACCGGGTGCTCTTCCTCGGCGGGCGTTGGCTGCTGCTGGTCGTGGCCGCGGCGTTCAGTGTGCCGCTCTTCCTGGGCGGCGGGCACGGGCCGCTGCTGCCCGGCTGGGCCTGGACCGTACTCAAGACGGCCGCCGTCCTGGCCTTCCTGGTGGGGGTCCGGCGCGCGATTCCGACCGTACGCATGGAGCGCTATCTGGAGCTGGCCTGGGTCGTGTTGACCCCGCTGGCGATCGTGCAGGCGCTGGTCGTGGCCGTGGTGGTGCTGAACCGGTGA
- a CDS encoding NADH-quinone oxidoreductase subunit NuoK produces the protein MSLELFLLPAAALFSVGLFGALTQQSVVMLMMGLELMLGGVILAAAAAWHYIAPAAAEGQVLIVVAVTAMALEMAIGFAVVTALFRSREIDMTDMAAELKE, from the coding sequence ATGAGTCTGGAACTGTTTCTGCTGCCGGCCGCCGCGCTGTTCAGCGTCGGTCTGTTCGGTGCCCTCACCCAGCAGTCCGTCGTGATGCTGATGATGGGCCTTGAGCTGATGCTCGGCGGGGTCATCCTGGCCGCCGCGGCCGCGTGGCACTACATCGCTCCGGCGGCGGCCGAGGGACAGGTCCTGATCGTGGTGGCGGTCACGGCGATGGCCCTGGAGATGGCGATCGGGTTCGCCGTCGTCACCGCCTTGTTCCGGTCACGGGAGATCGACATGACCGACATGGCGGCGGAGTTGAAGGAGTGA